GCCGCGCCGCTCgcaccccccgccccgcccgcgggCCCCGCGCCACCGCTGCACGCCACCTTCTCGTGGCCCGCCACCAGGCGCACCAGGTAGCCGACGGACACGAAGAGGTAGCAGGCCGAGAGGAAGATGATGGGCCGCTCGGGGTACTTGAAGCGCTCCATGTCGATGAGGAAGGTGGACACGGTGGCGAAGGTGGACACGAAGCAGAGCACCGACCACAGGCCGATCCAGAAGACAGTGAAGGCGCGCTCGTCCTGGCTGAAAAACGGATTGTGGCAGGGCAGCGCGCAGTTGGCGATCTGGCCGGTCTTGACGCGGTTGTAGAGAGGGTGCCGCTCGCTGGACACGCTCACCATGGGCGCGCGGCACTGGCAGCCCGGCTCGCAGGGCGCCGCGCCGCCGCCAGGGGGCCGCGCcttcccgccgccgccgcgcgctgGGGGTGCAGCCGCgtccccgccgccgccccggccGCGGGATGGGGGCCTGGCCCCGGGCGGGCGACCGTGGCCGCTGCCGGAGGGCGGCTGCtcgccgggcggcggcggcggcggcgggcggcgcggcGGGCTGGGCGCGGCCGTGGTGAGGTCCGTGCGGTTGTAGTCCATGCACAACGTGTCGGGGTTGCCCTGCTCGGGCAGCCGGTCGCAGCGCATGCGGTCGGGCCAGGCGAAGCCGTACTGCCGCATGAGGGGCGCGCAGCCGGCCTTGGCGCGCTCGCACACCGAccggcagggaggcaggggcttCTTGTAGTCCTCCAGGCAGATGGGCGTGTACATGCTGCACAGGAAGAACTTGAGGTCGGGCGAGCACTGGATCTCCACCAGCGGCCAGAACTGGTGCACCTCCAGGCCCGCCTCGTCCTGCGTGTCGTGGTTGAACTGGTTGGGCATGTAGGTGTAGTTGTAGCCGATGCCCTTGCACAGAGGCACGGTGATCTCCTGGCACGCCAGCTCCTTAGCTGAGGCGGCCGCCGCGCCGCTAGAGCGCTGCAGCAGCGCCAGGGCGGCCAGCAACGAGGTCACTTCCAACAGGTAACCCCACTCCATGCTGCGAGCCTCGGTCCCGCGCCCTCCGGGCGGCGTGCGAGAGCTCCGGGGGAGGGAAGGCCGGGCGCCCAGCCgggctctctcctgcctctcccgGGAGAGGCTCTGCCGATAACCTCGTCCCTTCTCGGGACGCGTCCGCACGGCGCTGCGGGAGCCGAAGGTGGCTGCCGAAAGGCACCCCTGTCCCCGGGTCCGCCCACACACGCCGGCCGGGCTCAGCCCTCGCGGGGCATAGTGGCCGGCCCCCAGCTCATCGTCCTTCCCTTGCTCGCTTTCTCCGCGAGCGCCGGTGACTTTGCCGGGCACCGAGGGCGGCGGCGCTGCAAGTTTCCTCTCGGGCCGCGGTGCGCAGTCAAGATGGCTGGGCCAGGCCGCTCCGCGCCAGGTCAGCCCCTGCGGCCCCCTTTCGGCGTCCCGGGGCTCATGCTCTCCCCCAAGGCCGCGCGGCTGCCGCCGGGGTTCGCGGCCCGCCTCCGCCGAGGCCGCCGCCCTCTGTCCTCCGTCGGTCCGCCGCCGGGATGACGGGCCCCGCCTCCGGTGGAAATCTGCGCCGCGCTCCGGCAGGCAGTCGGGCGAGGTGTCGACGCTCCCCTTCTCGCGGGACACTCGGAGCCAAATCCACGCCGGAAGGCGGAGCGGACACCTGAGCGGCgcgcccgcgccccgccgccacctcctcctcctcctcctcctcctcggcgGGAGCAGCGCCCCTCGCCAACTTCCCGCTCCGGCCCCGCTGCGCCCCGGCTGGCTCATGAATATTTATACGGCGCGGACTCGGTCTCCGCCCGCGGCCAGCGCGCCAATCCGGGGCGCGGGGCGGAGTCTGCGCGCTCCCCAGGCCCAGCCTTCCTGGGGCGGGCCTGGCTGTCCGCGCGGCCGTGCACGCTGTCTGCGGCCGGAGTTTGGGTAACCTTGGGGTTGACCGCAGAGACGGAGGCTTTGCCACTGCCGTCCCCGCGGCGCTCAGCGCGTCTGCGGTCGGGGTTCCATTTCCTCGAGTCTGCGCTTGGGTACTGGGGACGAGGCGTTATGCAGCGCGCGCTTTCCGAGGCCCGTTTTGATCAAGTCAAACCCCTGCTTTCCAGGCTCCCCGAAAGTGGGCGACCTGCTGGCGAGGGGGCCCCGCGCCCCTCCGAGAGCGGGGGTGTGCGCGGGAGCGTTTTGGGGGACCGAGAAGGGGTCCCCTTCTTAAGGTTCTCAGAACGATGGTCGTGGACGCTTGGTAATGTGGGAGGGGTGGAACGACTGCAGTTCACCCcggcaggtggggcagggccgGGGGCGGCCCGCGAGGAGGTGCCCGGGAGCCCAGCTGCGGGCGCGCGAGAGGCGCGGGCACCCGGGCAGGCCCGGGGGCGGGTCTCCTCCCGCCTCCGCTGAGTGACTgggggagcctcagtttcctcaactggaGAGTGGGGGCACAGTACAGATATTCAAAGGGGTTCTACTAATTAGGTGAGGTAAAACACATAAAGCATCCGGACACAGTGCTCCCTTATGAAACCTCATTCCctttctttaaaagagaaaaagagagaggaagaaaagggagaaagaaaaacttaTAAATAGGACAGACTGGAAACTGCGGCTGGATCCTCTCTCTTCGCCTCGTGCTTTTGGAACACCAGGCGTCTCTCCCAAGTTGACTGTTTTTGCCAGCGCCTCCTCCTCCGCGGTGGGAGGCGGCGCCCAGCCCTGGCGCGGACGCGCGGACACGTCCCCGCGGTTGCCCGGGCCGGCGGCTGGGGACGCGGCCAGCGAGCGCCGCCCCCGCCAGCTCGCAGCCACCTTCGACGGGGAGGGGCCCGAGGGGCGGGCGGCCTGGCAGGTTCATTTACGCTTGTTAGGACGTCCCAGGGGGTTGTCTTTCTCTTAGAATggagtgtttattttttaattgatgtgcTGTTTCATTTAGCGCTTGTATGGAACTCACGCTGGGGCTGTAATTACTGTAATCTCGGGAACAAGCATTTCAGTTAGCCAGGAGGGTGGCAacagcctctctctccctctctctcttttcccctcccttcctccctcctccctttctcctacctctcctctgtttcttctctttcactcTGTTTCCAGATTTTCCCTGTTTGTCAGGTTTCATAGCAGGAACGAGTACGATTAGAAAGCTAAAGTTATTGAGGGCATGGGGACGGAGGCACTAAACGAAGGCACGTTGGAGGCCAGGccagtttttttggggggtgggggtgatccGTTTGAAAGCAACTCTGGCCATGAAACAAATAACTAGCAGAAGGGTAAACTGCATAGAACCTGTGTCCTCCTGCCCCTGGGCTCTCTAGCTTAGTTTAGCAACCGCATTCTAAAAAGCCAGGCAGAACCTCCCTCCGCCCCCAGCCCCGACCCTGGTTTGGGGCAAGTTCTGTATGTTCACCACAACTTCTAGGCATATCCACAAGGCTGTAGTTGTacccccatcatctttttctttttttttttttttctttttaacgaAGTCTAGTTAGGACCTCTTcatactggggaaaaaaaccccaaaaaacccaaaacacttcCTTCCcacttttgttttggaaaaactAACTCCAAAGGAATCAGAAATTCAAAGGCTTCAGAAATATTAGCTGATACAGCAGAAAATGGTCTCTAGTTCTCAAAAATGCAAAGACTCGACCGATACTTGGTCTTCTATgggatttgtttcccttcttctaATTGGAATTCCGTGGTTTGTTGAATGTAGAAAGTCACCTCTCTTCTGTGGGTGCCTTGTCCATAGAGGACGATCCATCAGAATATTCAACTGCAGAGTGACATCAGGTAAAACCTGGAGACAGAGTTCTGAGCACAATAGTGGAGGCAAGTCCCCGTTCTGAGGACCAGCCTAGGCCCTGCCTCACTGAGACCACAGATAGAAGGGGCTCGCTTCCAAAAGCAACATCGAGGGtggaaagtttcttttgattttcttcagcAGGAAATGTCAAATAGTGGAGTTTAGAATTCCACTGTATAAATTTCCTAGAATTGGGTAAAAacaaactgacatttgaaaattgaGGCGGAAAAGAGTTGATTTTGGCATTTCATTGGcattgaaattttttcttttttctcttttgagacaAGATGAAAGCTTTGATGATGCGGACTGTGGCAAGTTTGGGGAAGTGTATTAAGCTTGCAGgagaaaagcagacaaaaagttcAGAGCCTTCAAAAATCATGTTTTAAGCTCTTTGGGGTGAGATTAAAGCCATTTACATAAAAtcattaaacatttacttttaattGAGGGGAAATAAGAATAGCATTTACATTTTAGTATTAAATTAAATGGCAACTTGACAATCTTTGAGAGCAGAAGAGACTTAGGAAGCCAATTAGTCTGTAAAAGGCAATGATGGGTCAGCGAAAAGAAACCAGAATCATTTATCCATATTGCTGGCTAAataatgattttttcttttgtatgtaaAGCAGCTGTTTTTTAAGGGAGGGGAAATAGCTTAAGTGGTGACATAAATAATGCAGGAAACTTTCTAGAGGGATTTCTGAACAGATGTCTTGTTACTGAATAGCCCATGAGCACAATAATATAAACAAGTTGAAGGCGTGACTCTAACTCAAGGGAGGGGATATTTTGCCAAACATCGGATACCTAGCTGGATAGGAGACCATCGATATATTAAATGTCACCAACTTACGAAACTTTGGGGAAATTATGTTTCAgtggattttaatttaaaagtctaACCTAAAATTCTTGATACAAGAGTGagtctatttattcatttatttttaatggaggtgttgtggatggaacccaggacctcgtgcatgctaagcatgcactctaccactgagctatgcccaccccATGAGTGGGTCTAACATGTACCAATAGAATGACGCTTTGCAGAGGTTAAACAGAGAACTCTTCAGTAACTAATACAATTTCTCGGGCATTAAATGAAAGCTTCTTTTGGGGAAACGATCAAAGTCTATATTGTTAGAGAATATAAAACTCTGTCGAGTAATATTGGAATTTCTTAGTGTTTTAGAATCTGTCTTTGGAAGAATTATGTCTTGAGTCACCCACCATAGATGGAAAGAAAGGTAGAGGTTAACAGGTCTTGCTTCAATCTCTGTTAGAATTAAAATGCGggagattatttttatattcttccatATTAATATTCAGCTCCACGAGAGGTCCTGCGTTTTCTCCACCAGTAGGAAGAGGCTCAGTCTGCGGTCACAAGGCGCGTGCTGGAGGGATGGAGGCACCTGCGCAGGTCTGTGCCGCTGGCCGCTGGCCGGGAGGGATTCCCACCCTACGTggagctgccattttggaaaatggCAGCCTCGCTGTCATTTAACTTTATAACGATTgtgaaatatgttttttaaaaaaaatcattgatttcCCCTACCTCATTGACACTGAAATATGGGCCAGATGCTGCAACTCTCGCGACACAGGGTGCCTTGTGCATTGGTTCAGGAACCTTGAGGGGAATGAAGACCTCCCGCGGAAGACTGACTGAGCCAGGGAGGACACGCTGAGCTCGCGCGCCTGCGCAGCCGGGAGCGGAGGCCGCCTTCGGGTCCCTCCGCGCAGCGGCGTGAGGCCTGCAGGCCTGCTCTGGGCTCTCGGCTTCCCTTTGGGCTGCGTGGGGCCTCCCGCGGCTGAATCATCACGTTTCACAGGACAGCAGCCAAAGCAGGCGGAGTGGTGGGACCTCCCACTGGGCCGCTCGCCTCCTGGAGAAGAAAATCCTTGCCCTCGGGTCACACTGGTCTGGACCTGTCACACCCCAGCTGCAGGGTCAGCTGGCGGGTGAGGCTCTGACGGGAGCTGAGATGGGCGGTGGGCGGTCCGGGCGCCGCGGCGCGCGGGGCAGACACGCAGCAGTCGGCGGTACGTTAACAGTTTGAGATTAACTTTCAAACGGCGTCATTTACCAACATGCCTCGTCTTCCAGAGTATTTTGTTCAGGGCTATGAATTAAGTATGATCTAGATCCAAGAAAACCTTGATATCCGCATTTTCCCTCCTTTTGAAGTTCTCTGTACAGTGGTGTGAATTAAATGTCGAACAGTTTACgacttgttttatttataatgtgtGTAAACTGTGTAGTGTAactcctttcctttttgttaagCCCCTCCCCGCCCTTTTGGAGACTTCCTTAAAGACATCGATACGATTCTGGagcttgaggatttttttttctttcttctttttagtcTTATATCGTGTAACTTTTTTGGGTATTGACACACTTAAATACAATGGAGGAGAAACTGTCTTGAACCTCATCTCTGAAGGGCTTATTGATGTGAAAGAAGCTTTGTATCAAAAACATTTCGGTGCCAGGGCTGACTTCTGGCAACACTGATCCATTTAAGATGGTGGTCTGAAACGATAATCAAATTTACATTAGTGATACAGATAATAATTACCAGGGTGCTGAGGGCATGGAGGTGGCGAAGATGACAGTGACACGTCTTTCCACTTTGTCTTTGACCAGATCCAGGTGAACGGATGTAATTTTTATTCAACTGGTGACAGCACTTGACTTATTTTTCTGGTGTGTGTCTTGCTTGCTCTCAGGAACAAGTGTACTTACGTAGGCGTAACCTTACAgtttataatatgtataataattCATACAATAAAATAAGAGACAATGGATGCGTTAATGTGTCTTTTGGAATAATATCACATCATTAATCTGAATGCCTGATctgctttttcaaaatacagtCCAGTAGAGTGCAGTTTGAAAAACCCTCTTCTAGAATGTGTTCAACACACACTATTAAGTGAAACAAAGCAGGCTATGAAAGTGTATGGTGTGAGCCCAGCTGTTATTATGCATGAAtagaaaaaagactagaaggaagtGCGTCAGAATGTTGCCTAGAGTTATGTCTGAGTTGAAGTGAGTAGGAgtgattttgcttttctttcttttttataatgaTCTGAATTTTATACTGAGGAAAAAGTTATCTTGAAACAACCCTGGatttagcatttattatgtgtcattttcttctgttctttattttatggattttgtcttttctccttaCATGGACCAAAATGACCGAAGAGTGAGGACCAGGCCTTTGCACTCTTTCCGCCACACAGATGGCCACAGTATGTCGGAGCTGATTCACAGATTGACTCATTGTCCTCACCTTTGGTTGGATCCTCTTAAAATCTGTCCCAGAGCTGTCCTTCTGGTTGAGAATTGCGGTTTTGAagggggtgagggaaggaaggggggGGCTTTGTCATTAGAAGACTGCAGAATTAGCATGGGAGGTGGAGGCCCAGGTGTCACCAGTTTTGCCTGACCTGGGCACAGTGTCCAGTTTTGCCCTATGCTGATCCAATCTATTGCCCATGACACGAGGCCATCCCTGTGGTGTGTACTCTCCCTGGGTCCCTTTGCAAGTGCCCAGAAGGCTTTCCTGGAAGGGACTGCCTCTTACTCCTCATGGGTCACCACTGGGTCACAGGCCACATCACTGAGCCCTGGCCTGGCCAAGGAGGGGTCCCTTGAGCAAAACTGGGGCTCGGCCAtcaagggagagggcaggggaaaAGCCTCTGGGAGGCGAGCTAGGGTGTCTGCTCGAACCCGGAGGCCTTCTCAGCTGAAAACAGAGGCCCACATCTCTTTGAGATGAAGGTCTGTGCCCAAGGTCAAGGGCTGGGAGCCCAGCAGCCTCTGAAGAGGATGCTTATGCCCTTTGTGTGCTAATTATCAGCAAAGCAggagccctccctcctcctccttcccccaaagcCACAGCAGGTGGGATCTGTTAATTAGGTTCCAGTTATTTATTTCCTGAGCAGCATATTTTGCTTGAGTCAAGCCTGTTCCGCATCAGAAACCCAGTTGCCTTTAGGGCCCGTCGCTGGCTGGG
Above is a window of Camelus dromedarius isolate mCamDro1 chromosome 26, mCamDro1.pat, whole genome shotgun sequence DNA encoding:
- the FZD8 gene encoding frizzled-8, with the translated sequence MEWGYLLEVTSLLAALALLQRSSGAAAASAKELACQEITVPLCKGIGYNYTYMPNQFNHDTQDEAGLEVHQFWPLVEIQCSPDLKFFLCSMYTPICLEDYKKPLPPCRSVCERAKAGCAPLMRQYGFAWPDRMRCDRLPEQGNPDTLCMDYNRTDLTTAAPSPPRRPPPPPPPGEQPPSGSGHGRPPGARPPSRGRGGGGDAAAPPARGGGGKARPPGGGAAPCEPGCQCRAPMVSVSSERHPLYNRVKTGQIANCALPCHNPFFSQDERAFTVFWIGLWSVLCFVSTFATVSTFLIDMERFKYPERPIIFLSACYLFVSVGYLVRLVAGHEKVACSGGAGPAGGAGGASGAAAAGAGAAGAGAGGPGGRGEYEELGAVEQHVRYETTGPALCTVVFLLVYFFGMASSIWWVILSLTWFLAAGMKWGNEAIAGYSQYFHLAAWLVPSVKSIAVLALSSVDGDPVAGICYVGNQSLDNLRGFVLAPLVIYLFIGTMFLLAGFVSLFRIRSVIKQQGGPTKTHKLEKLMIRLGLFTVLYTVPAAVVVACLFYEQHNRPRWEATHNCPCLRDLQPDQARRPDYAVFMLKYFMCLVVGITSGVWVWSGKTLESWRALCTRCCWASKGAGAAGAAGGGPGGGGAGPGGGGGPGGGAGSLYSDVSTGLTWRSGTASSVSYPKQMPLSQV